From the Polyangiaceae bacterium genome, one window contains:
- a CDS encoding 2-hydroxyglutaryl-CoA dehydratase, whose amino-acid sequence MTLHVEFESKKRLPLADEADIERELRAFEAEEKQRLGLEDPDQWVEDMANLGFTKSERSNITILVGGLTMAHDYFIEGALRHLDYSVLALDCPDNEALRIGKEFGNRGQCNPTYFTVGNLVKFLTHLRDEKGMSTADIIDKFVFLTAGACGPCRFGMYTTEYRKALRDAGFDGFRVMLFQQQGGLSQATGEDSGLELGPPFFLALLKALVTGDVLNALGYRIRPYEVTPGETDATLARVKRDIHATLSAGGSALMALHRAKKELAKVPVDRTRIRPRTSIIGEFWAMTTEGDGNYALQRFLESEGSECDIQLVTAWILYNIWEVHWDTENRASLRGADAGKYGLKDLDEMGVFTRRVGLWAADKALRSVFQTFAFAGGLQGYHLPDMHEVAAVAAPHYNNDLRGGEGHMEVGKLILNVVKNKCNMTLSVKPFGCMPSSSVSDGVQSLITEKFPGTIYCAVETSGDGAVNFYSRVQMYLFKAKQAAQQEVDQALSQYRLTIDDVTAYLAQHPHKAHALYKPAHYAGCTTADLVHEVGRAVTIPAWRRAGERLKQGAIAGAGLARTALASAPERARASYGIGKELAEILRDKGPQAGAVLATRAKRGLARLLPMGESDSRQQGGFAAAAG is encoded by the coding sequence ATGACCCTGCACGTCGAGTTCGAGTCCAAGAAGCGTCTACCCCTCGCCGACGAGGCGGACATCGAGCGCGAGCTCCGCGCCTTCGAGGCGGAAGAGAAGCAGCGTCTCGGCCTGGAAGATCCCGATCAGTGGGTCGAGGACATGGCCAACCTGGGCTTCACCAAGAGCGAGCGCTCCAACATCACCATCTTGGTGGGTGGGCTGACCATGGCCCACGACTACTTCATCGAAGGCGCGCTTCGTCACTTGGACTACTCGGTGCTCGCCCTGGACTGCCCCGACAACGAAGCGCTGCGCATCGGCAAGGAGTTCGGCAACCGAGGCCAGTGCAATCCGACATACTTCACCGTCGGCAACTTGGTGAAGTTCCTGACCCACCTCCGCGATGAAAAGGGAATGTCCACCGCGGACATCATCGACAAGTTCGTGTTCCTGACCGCCGGCGCGTGCGGGCCCTGCCGCTTCGGCATGTACACTACGGAGTACCGCAAGGCGCTGCGTGACGCCGGCTTCGACGGTTTCCGCGTCATGCTCTTCCAGCAGCAAGGCGGCCTCTCGCAGGCCACGGGGGAAGACAGCGGCCTCGAGCTCGGCCCCCCCTTCTTCCTCGCCTTGCTCAAAGCCCTCGTCACCGGCGACGTACTCAACGCCCTCGGCTACCGCATCCGCCCCTACGAGGTCACTCCGGGCGAAACCGATGCCACTCTGGCTCGGGTGAAGCGCGACATCCACGCGACGCTATCCGCAGGCGGCAGCGCGCTCATGGCCCTGCATCGCGCTAAGAAAGAGCTGGCCAAGGTCCCCGTCGATCGCACCCGCATCCGCCCCCGCACCTCGATCATCGGCGAGTTCTGGGCGATGACTACCGAGGGCGACGGCAACTACGCCCTGCAGCGCTTCTTGGAGAGCGAAGGGTCCGAGTGCGACATCCAGCTGGTGACGGCCTGGATTCTCTACAACATCTGGGAAGTCCACTGGGACACGGAGAACCGCGCGTCCTTGCGCGGCGCCGACGCGGGCAAGTACGGCCTGAAAGATCTGGACGAGATGGGCGTCTTCACCCGCCGCGTCGGACTCTGGGCCGCGGACAAGGCCCTGCGCAGCGTGTTTCAGACCTTTGCTTTTGCCGGAGGCCTGCAGGGCTACCACCTGCCCGACATGCACGAGGTCGCCGCCGTGGCAGCGCCCCACTACAACAACGATCTTCGTGGCGGCGAAGGGCACATGGAGGTGGGCAAGCTCATCCTCAACGTCGTGAAGAACAAGTGCAATATGACACTGAGCGTGAAGCCCTTTGGCTGCATGCCTTCCAGCAGCGTGAGCGACGGAGTGCAGTCACTCATCACCGAGAAGTTCCCGGGGACGATCTATTGCGCAGTGGAAACCAGCGGCGACGGCGCGGTCAATTTCTATTCTCGGGTGCAGATGTACTTGTTCAAGGCCAAGCAGGCAGCGCAACAAGAGGTGGACCAGGCCTTGAGTCAGTATCGCCTGACGATCGACGACGTGACTGCCTACCTTGCTCAGCATCCGCACAAGGCCCACGCGCTCTACAAGCCCGCGCACTACGCCGGATGCACCACTGCCGATTTGGTTCATGAGGTTGGCCGTGCCGTGACCATCCCGGCGTGGCGCCGCGCTGGGGAGCGCTTGAAGCAAGGAGCCATCGCCGGCGCCGGACTGGCACGCACCGCCCTCGCGTCCGCTCCGGAACGAGCCCGCGCCAGCTATGGGATCGGCAAGGAACTGGCGGAGATCCTGCGCGACAAGGGTCCGCAAGCCGGAGCCGTCCTCGCGACGCGCGCCAAGCGCGGTCTGGCGCGACTGCTGCCCATGGGTGAGTCGGACTCACGACAGCAAGGCGGATTCGCCGCCGCCGCGGGCTAG